TCACACCATTAATAAAGTGATATTTCACCTAGGATCCATCAATATCTTGTACATTTATCTGAAATATCAATTTACTAATGGCATGAATATAAATATAATCCACCTAAGTAATCCATGAGCTTCTATTAATTTCTCCATTTCACATGCTGAGTTCAAATTTGGATACAAATGCCCTTTAACCGGTAGGCTATTGCCTGTAGGTATCACTATTTCATTTTTGCTTCTTCAGGGAACAGCGTAAGAAGTTGTCGTCTCTTGAGATGCAACTATCTGCAGCTAAACAAGAAAGTTTTGTTACAAAGAGATTACCAGGAAATGGTCGGAAGCAGCCTACTAAGAAGGTACTTGCAGTTATCGGGATAATGACAACCTTTGGCCGAAAAAAGAACCGGAATGCAATCCGGAAGGCTTGGATGCCAACAGGTACCTTTTCCATTGGTTTGGGTTCCTTTAGCAATGACAATTAGCAGCAGTTGGATGTAATGGAATGCCTGCTGCTATGCCTATATGAATTGAGGGTTTCGAGCTGATTAAAATTCTAGTTTAGCTTCCACTGAATAATCATGACAATAAGGTGTTCTGCTATTGATTTATGTTTTATCTTTTCGATTGTTTCTGACTGAAATGTGTCCAATTACTGCGCTTAGGATGCTTTCCTTGTGAACTTAGAACCCTGTTTTTATAGATGTTTTGAACTGATGCATTGCTGAAAGATATTCACTTGTTATGACGGCTTCAAGAAAGATAGTTTAGAATGGTTTAGATGCTTTTTATCTcacattttttttcctttctttatATTTAAATAGAAATTTACCTGTTGTGCAAAGTTTACTTTCACCTTGGGTTTAATTTTCAAGTGTGGTTCTTGCTTTCTTAGTATCAAGAAATCCACCTTTTGCTACATCTATTCATTTTTAATCTGCTTAGATGGTTTTCTAATTAGTACTAATTTTGGTTTATAAATGTCGAAATGATAAATTAGTTATGTTCAAATTGAAATTGTCTACTAAGAATACAGGTTGTCTTTTATAGTCTTCAAGCTTTCCTAGTCTATCCTGTAGAACTCTTTTATAAGCACGTGGTGATGCCCTCTTGTAGATACTGCTATGAAAACACTTGCTGATCAAAAAGGCATCACTGTGCGCTTTGTAATAGGAAAAAGGTATGACTTTGATAGTTTTAATGCAAGTCTAATGAACGACTGGAACTTTACATTTTTGTCCAATGAACATTTCCTTTCTATGCAGCGCAAATCGTGGAGACAGCTTGGACAAAGAAATTGAAACAGAAAGCAGCCAGACCGATGATTTCATCATTCTGGTATGTTGATTTTTAATAATAGTTTCATGCTAACAGTATTTGATTGTTGACAAATTGACAAGTACAAACACAATAACCTTTTTATGTGACTATAAGGACTTTAATTGAATATGCAGGgcttaaacaaaaattaaagatattgtgttgagagagagagagagagaagaaggggggggggggggggggggacaCGGAAGATGAAGTGTTACGTTTGTTGAAACGTAGGCTTATTCAACTCAGCAATTTTGGGCATTTGCTGTATTAATGTTGAATCATGTGTGTTTTGTTCAAAGTTTGTTCTTACCTCGCCTGGTGCACTATTAAGCTTGATGTAGTGATGGACTTTAAGACAATATTTAGCTACCTCAATTGAAGTTGTATACTTAATAATGCAAGAATCAAATTATTAATCTTATTATCTGCTCCCCTCCTCAGGATAATCAAGTGGAGGCACCTGAAGAGAAAgcaaaaaagataaaatcatTCTTTATTTATGCTGTGGACAAATGGGATGCAGAGTTTTATCTTAAGGCCAATGACGATGTATATGTTAATGTTGGTATGTTGTCCTTAATAAGGCTTGTTTCTGCAGTTTTACAGAACTAGAAGAAATCATATTTAATATTCTAGTTTGCAATATAACTTGAGGACTGAAGTACATATTGTTCATGAAAAGCAACAGGAATTATTGGGATTTCTTTGTGATTTTATGAGCATTCAATGACTTGATTTCTTATGCAGATGCCCTGGGAGGAGTTCTAACTTCTTATTTGGATAAGCCCCGTGTTTATATTGGTTGTATGAAATCAGGCGAAGTTTTCTCTGATCCGTGAGTCTGTGCCTAATGTTTTATCTGGttatgatattatttttttgtgttattagaattcgctcttttttttcttctcattttaccTGAATCTTATAGGACACATCAATGGCATGAACCAGATTGGTGGAAATTTGGCGATGGGAGATCGTGAGTATATATAGACTCTGTTTTATCGTATATATAAGTGTACCTGTTGACGCTCGCATTTTGCTACAGATACTTTCGGCATGCTTCCAGCGATGTCTATGTAATTTCGAAAGCATTGGCTCAGTTTATTTCAATAAACAGGTTTGTTCTTTTCCTTCGTTTCTACCCCTAATGAACCATGTATAGCCCAGAGAAACCATTGACAAGTGAGTTTATGTTGTAGTCATTATCTCAAAATGCATTATCGAGATCCAATATTTGCTTTGCAGACATATTCTTCGGACATATGCACATGATGATGTGAGCACCGGATCATGGTTTATTGGGCTTGATGTGATGCACGTTGATGAAAGATCATTTTGCTGCTCCTCTTCATCTACAGGTCACTTTTCTTTTTACCCCTCTCCTTACAAATGATTGCCATTTATCTGGATAGGAATTCAGGGCCTTCTCCTTTCTAAGATATGGCTTGGATACTGATGATTGCATATAATATTACACACATTGCCTAAGTTGAGATATACAAGTGAAAATCAAATAGACCCTGGATTATCACCTTTTCTCTGGACCAATACTATGATGTTTTGCCAATACATATACTGCTAGTTAGGGAACTAGAAATAGAACTAATGGCGAGCGATATGGGTAGCTTTTTCAATAGGTTATGGACTTCATAGCTTTAAGCTCTGGTATTTCTGTACATAACACACAACACTGTAAATCAGATCatttaataaattcaaaataacaTTAGGCTAACTGGATCATAACAGAATAAATGAAATTGGATGTGTTATCTTTACTGATCTGAAATTTTTTATCCTAGTCCTTCCATGGGTAATAGCCAATAGGTGTTTAGGATTGAAAGTGTCAGGTCCTATAAATTGTATCCATTTTCTTCTGTTGTTTTAGCAGAACACAGATTTGTAACTCCTGAGCACATAAAAATTGATGAGTTTAGCCATTTCACAGTTCCACTGAAATGAATCAAGTTATGAGATGTTTTCTTCCCAAATTTCAGGGGCACTATGTGCAGCAGTATGACGATGCTGCCACTGACAATATGCGAGGATGTATCAATATCGACGTCATGTATAGCAAACGGTAACCTGTTTTTTCCACAATCGTCATTAATTCTTCAGGTGTTTTTTCACCGATTCTTTTTAGCCAGAAGTTGATTCTGCCACTTCATGGCGTGTAAATATGAAGAGCTCTCGCTGATCCTTCTTAAACTATACAATGTTACACCATGAGATAATGAAAGAATCATTCATTAACGTAAATATAGAaaacatttttatattatattagagTTGAGATGTCCGTGTGAACACGCTCTTGTTTGTATATTGGCCACCTTggaaatattatatttataccAATATTTACACCCTTTTGGCTTGGTTCATATTTTCCTTTCCTTATTTGAGTAATATAGAAAGTATAGTACATGTATGTCACTAGCAAGTTGTACATTCCAATACAGAGCTATTATATATTATACTTCTGGAGACTTTTGGATTTTGGAGTATTGGTTCTTATAATTGTGCAATAATCTATCAGCTTCTATTTCATAATAAAATCAATGCTAAAGGAAAGGCGTAACGTCACTACtattattcatttttcttgTTATACTTCATTTACGTGCAAGTAACGTTTCTCATTCTTATCCTTCGTTTCATCTTTGTCGGGGAAATCAGACTTAATGAGTGGACTGCATTTCGTCTTCTTCAATCAAACCATCCACCTTTAGTGTCTTTCATTACATCCCCGAAATTTGGTGGGCTTGTACACTGGATTTGATTACGACTAAGGTTCTGTATGCACAATCTTAAAAGTGTTTTCAACGTTCGCGTCAATGATTTCCGACACTCTTCCGTTTGAGGAAGTTACACATTTTATCTATTGCTGTGTGTTAAtactttttattgcttttatcCAGATTAGTTTTCTatgaataatattaatagatgaGCAATTTGTTAATCACCTAAAAACTGAAGTTAGCTTTAGAAGCCTGTAGTATTTTCGCTTCtaataaaaatttcatattaTATATAGTCTATAGATTCacttttgcgttatcactacTTTGTAAGAAAACTACAATTACCCGAGCAAGATCGCACTGAGGGAAGTAGGGGACAATTTATTCTCCATTTTCTTGGTGAATTCTAAAGAGGAACTCTGAATGCTTTTACCTACCTTCCTTTTGTACAAGATATACATCAACTTGGATTGGTTGTATTCTTCTAGTTGATGCTAGAAGTTGTTGGAAGCAAATTAAAAGCAACTTCTGAGAAGCTACTAAAAAAGCTAATACATTAGGAGTAATACACATTATCTGACAGGGACATTTTTTCTGCCACTACAGCTTTATAACAAAGCGAGGTTAGtcataaacaaaaataaacatattTTCCTTACATTATACATAATGAGTTTGTACTCCATATATGATACATGGAATTAAGAGATGAGCAAAGTTAAGGGTTTTAAGggatataaaaattgaaaagtatatactaaacaaaaattagattaattattaaaatttacactaaaaaataaaaaataagcaAATGTACATATATGTAGTAAACAGTTAAGAGCCTTTATAATAAATGTCTCAATGACACCCATGACAATTAAAATTGTAGTTTTTTTAATAACATACTTTCAGTTTTATATAATTGAAGTGTATtcttaaaattctttttaactCAATCCATATACTGATGATATAtgaaacaagaaaatatatttaatttctgTGTCTTATATAAATAAGACCAACAATAGTGAATACATCAattattttcctttaaaatgGCCGGCCCTGTTGCACTGTCTGTTTGTGTACTCTTAAGCcaaagaagatatgatttgttaATAGATCTTGCGGCGtgcaattatatataaattcattttttataataagaaaaatgCAAAACAATCCAAATAAACATTAGTAGAATTTTACTATTAAGATGACGTGATAGTATTATTAACCTTTAGATAGATAATTACTACTGTATCTTAAATGTTATGGTTAGAATTTTCCGGATAATGGTATTGTATTTCTCAAtttcatttattattttcattgctCCAAAGTCTTGAACTGATCCCATTCATGCACATTGACCAAACAAAGTGCACCGACTATTCTGAAAGATAAGGTCCCCCTTCCATCCCTTCCTCTTAAGTCTTAACTCCACTCCAAAGTCCAATTCCACTTTGTGAGGAGTAAAATGCTtccaaattttatttctttttaagtttccaaactttttatttcttttcacgTGTAAACATAATTCCCCCTCACTTGCCCATTTGACCAAATCTAAATCTTGTGTCCTATTGCAATTCATTTTCATTCCTTAGGCATCATTTATCATAgtgttcttttttttcttaaccATATCTCGGTTACTTACCATAATTcgaattaaaatatgaaaaagtCTATGAGCTAGcagttttattaaaatttgccCAATACTTAACTAGCAAAAGGTGGGAGGAGAAGGATATTAATAACAATGATGAATTATCTCGAGTCCCAATTTGGGTACAACTGTGGGGGATTCCAGAGCACTATAAATCAAAGGAGCTAGGGAGAAAGATTGGTGGTACTATGGGAGAGGTAGTGGAGGTGGATTTTTACTCAATGAGAGGAAGAGAAAGTAGAATCTTAAAGGCTAAAATTCTCATGGATGCTACAAAACCTTTAAGAAGAAACCTCAGGATTGCTGGACCTAATAGAAACGTGATTGAGTTATCCATAAAATATGAGCGAATCGGGACATTCTGCAACTATTGTGGTCACCTCGGCCATGAAAGTAGAGGATGCAATCAACATCTTGAAGATTCAATTAAGGGAGAAGTGCAAGAGGAGAAGTGGGGAAATTGGTTAAAAGCTGAACAAGTAGGCTGGAGGGTTGAAAGGTACAAGGAGAATACAAATCCTAATATTCCTAAGATTGAGATGACTCGGATTGAAGGCCCTAAAAAACAGACTCCAGTTAACTTGCTAAGGAGCTTTGCCAATCTCTCAATGCAGGAAAACAGTGGTGATAATGAGCAAGTGGGAAGCAAATCGAAGGAAGATAATAGTTGTAATGGGGCAGGGGAGAAGATAGTGGCAGATCAGAGGGAGAGGCTGTTGTTAGTACATAAAAAAGATGGAGACAAGGAAGATTTTAATGACGGCAGAACTGAAAGTGAAGCTaatgaagaaaagagaaagggaGGACTAAAAGGAGTGGAGGAGGCAGTGAGCTCAGGCTTCAATATTGGCCGAGAATCTGACACGCTAGGGGATGATGGCCGAGGGATGAAATTAAAACAACTTGCAAGGAGGAGTGGaaataagtataaaaaattCAGTGGTGAAAAAAGGAGAATAATGGAGAAGGCAGCAGACAATGGGGGAAAAAAACAATGCATTAGTGATGAAAGCTCAAAGACAAAGGGAGAGGGTGCCAGCCCAAATTTGGCACCCGAAGAGGTATGAAGATGCTGATGTGGAACTGTCGGGGTTTGGGGAAACCCCTGACAGTTCACAACATAAAAGAAATCAATAGATCTCGTTCCCCCGAAGTTCTGTTCTTATGTGAGACAAAGAATAGTTCTTCGTTTGTGACAGGCCAATGCCATAAATTGGGGTTTACAAATGTTAGTTGTGTTGAACCTCAAGGACTAGCAGGAGGATTGGTGTTGGCATGGAGGGACGGTGTAGATATTGCAGTGGTGAAAAGCGCagaatttttcatttattttagaTGGACAGACAGAAGGCTACAGAGAGATTGTGGAGTTATTGCAGTGCATTTACACAGTGAAGAAGGACTGCGAAACCAGCAGTATGGCACCATTTTGAATCAATTAGAAGGTATGGAAGATCCTTATATGGTTATTGGTGATTTTAATGCCATAATGGCTCATGATGAGAAGGATGGAGGGAGGATGAAATCAGTTGCATctattgaaaattttaataattttataaatgcAGCAGGTCTAATTGATTTGGGATATGAAGGAAGCAAATTTACTTGGTGCAATAAGCAGTTTGGGGGAAATTTGATAAGAGAGCGATTAGATCGGTGTTTGGTCTCTATGAATTTATTGGAATTATACTCGGAAGCAGCAATCTTCCATTTAAATGATCAAGGTTCCGATCATAGACCACTGTTGTTTGAATCGAAGGTCGAGCAACGGAGGTTTAAGAGGAGGTTTAGGTTTCAGGAGCGGTGGTGTGATAATGAGATGGTTGGACAGATTGTAAAAGACACATGGAAGGAATCTATAGAAGGCTCACCTATGTTTCGTCTTTACACAAAGCTTAAAATTGTCCGACATCGCCTTGTTGAGTGGCAACAACAGCCTGGCAGCAACTCACTAAGACAGATTCAGCAGCTTAAAcagaagatagaagaagaaaaaagcaAAGCACAGCAAGCAGACAACTTTTGTATTAAGGTTTTAGAAGAAGAACTTGCAGAAGCCTACCTAAGTGAGGAACGCTATTGGAAAGAGAAAGCAAGAGAGCAATGGCTAAAATATGGTGATCAAAATACGAAGTATTTTCACTCAAGGGCGCAAATGAGAAATAAACACAATAGAATACAGAAACTTGAAGACGAAAGAGGGGAGGTGCACTCTGATCCGGAAGGAATAGGGAGGACAGCGCAGAAATACTTTGAAACACTGTTCAGTTCGAGCTCCCCTGCTAACCCAAGTGCATGGCTCTCAACAATGAGAAGGAAGGTGTCTAGACAGAACAATTGGGCACTTACAAGACCAATTAGTGAGCAAGAGATTAAGAGGGCAGTCTTTTCAATTAACTCTTTCTCAGCCCCAGGAGACGATGGTTTTACGGCGAAATTCTATCACTTCTTTTGGGATACTATTAAAGAAGATATTATAAAAGCAGTCACTAGTTTTTTCTCAGGAGGAAGAATGCTGAGGTCTTTCAATCATACACTCATTTGTCTTATTCCTAAAATACCTGAAGCTGCTACCATGTCACAGGTACGACCTATCAGTTTAAGCTCAGTCTTCTATAAAATTATTTCGAAGGTTTTGATACATCGTATGCAATTTATCATGAATCGGATAATTAGTGACAACCAGAGTGCATTCATAAAGGGGCGGTTGATTAGTGACAATGTCCTCATAGCACATGAATACATGCATTTTttgaagaataaaaaatttggtgaCTGGGATCTAGCTTTGAAACTCGACATGAGCAAAGCATATGACAAGGTGGAATGGTGCTTCCTATGGAAGATTATGAGTCAATTAGGATTTTGTGATCAATGGATAGGATGGATGAAGGAGTGTGTAACTACTGTTTCCTATTCTGTTACTGTGGATGGTCAACCTAAAGGTTTCTTTAAACCTACAAGAGGTCTCCGACAAGGGGATCCTCTTTCACCCTATCTTTTCATTATTTGCGCAGAGGGACTCTCCCACTTGCTACACAGAAGAGAACAGAATAATGATATTGTCGGGCTCAGATTAAACAGTAGCTGCCCTACCATTACACATTTATTTTTCGCAGATGACTCTATAATTTTCAGCAAAGCAAATTCTCAGGCATGCCAAAATATAATGCAGGTGTTGAATGACTACAATAGTATAAGTGGATAAGAGGTGAACCTGAATAAATCTGCTGTGTTTTTCAGTCGGAATACACCGCAATCAGAGAGGGAAACCTTTGCAGCCATCCTTCAAGTCCCGAATGTGGGCGCGCAAGACAAATACCTGGGTTTACCAACAACAATCCAGAAATCAAAAAAAGCAACATTTGCATATGtcaaagataaagttacaaagaAATTACAGCACTGGAAAAGATCGTTACTGTCGGTTAGCGGGCGTGAAGTTCTAATTAAATCTGTGGGTACGGCTATCCCGATATATACTTTGGGGTGCTTTAAACTACCTGCAACTTTTATAGAAGAAATTCAGAGACTGCTTATGCAATTCTGGTGGGGACAGAAACAAGGAGAAAAGAGACTTCACTGGATTAAGTGGGACACACTGTGTAGACCAAAAAATCAAGGAGGACTGGGGTTTAAGGATCTGAAAGCTTTTAATCTTGCCATGCTAGGAAAACAAGGATGGAGATTGATAACCCGACCAAATTCCCTAGTCACTAAAGTATTCAGAAGCAGGTACTTTAGATATTCTTCATTTCTAAAAGCTGACATTGGATACAATCCATCATGGGCTTGGAGGAGTCTATTAGAAGGGCGAAAGGTTCTGGAAAAGGGGATTTTCTGGCAGATTGGGAGGAGATCAGCAGTGAAGATTTGGGAAGATTGCTGGGTTGGAAGACAAGGACCGTTGACACTAAGGCAGAATCAGGAGCCTAATCCAAGCTTAATTTGGGTCTCTCAACTCATCACTGAGGAAGGTAATTGGAATGAGCATCTTATAGCCAACAACTTCACATCAGAAATTACACAGGAAATACTTCAAATAaacattaaagaagaagataacTTGATTTGGTACAGAGAAAAAGGGGGTTCTTACTCTGTAAGGTCAGGATATGAGGTCTGCTTCAATTTTTTTCACCCGCCAATCGAAAGTCTTCCACCAATTTTCAGAGACAAAAATCTATGGAATTCGATTTGGGATCTTGACTGTCCAGCCAAGGTTAAGGTCTTTACCTGGAAAGCTCTCCATAATGGTTTTCCGGTGAGGCACTGACTGCATGCCTGCATTCAAGCTGTCCCTGCAATATGCCCAAGATGCGAAATGGAGGACGAGACTTTGACCCACTGTTTGCTTAATTGCATTTACTCGCGGCAAGTGTGGAATCACATGGGGTTCTTGTTCAACAACCCAAATAGAGTGGATGCAGAGGATAGTTTTGGCAATTGGTGGAGAGAGATGCAGGTAAAGATAAAACAAGAGAGTTTTACTAAGAAGCAACGAAGTCTTCTAGCGATGGTGCTATGGAGGATTTGGATATCCAGAAACAATTGGCTTTTTGAGGGCAAAAGGAGTGAACCGGCTACTATTTGGGAAGAGGCATACACCATGAACGAAGAATTTCACCTTAAAACAAGTCATTGTTAGTTTTTCCTTTTATTCCCTTCTAGGTTATTCTCATGCTTTTTCTTTGGGTTAATGCCCACCTTATCCTTGCTAGAGTTCAGACATGGACTAATATTGCTTTATTgcaatttattaataaaatttcctatcttagaaaaaaaaaaaaaagcaaagtGAATAATCCTATAATTTTGGATGAAATCTTACATCATTAAAATCACCAATgataactaattaataactaCAATCACAAAACTTGTTGACCCTAACACTtctcttaaaatattttacttttaaatttttaaaaaatgtctTTTAAACACAAGTCCACATAAATGACATTTTCCCCCTCTAAGACACAAAAATCATGGATCAGCCCATATGTTATGACTTTTTATTGCATGTTTTCGATCCACCAACTAACTACCCCCTACCTAGATCCTATTCGAccaaaaatgaaagaaaaagaaggcaACCTCGTTTAAGGATTAACATCCGGGTCTAAACTATTGGGAGGTTGAAAAGGCATATTCTGATTTGTCACGTAACCCGGGTAGTTAATTCTGGTAATGCAGTCACATGTTCATATTAGAGTCAACTAAAGCCGTTTAAAGTGGAAAAAGCCTTCAACCCATCTATATTGACCCTGCTTCCTATCTTTTATTAAaccaattaattaataaatccTTTGGCCTATAACAAATCTTAGTTACCCTAATTTGCTACTAACTGGTCTAAGCAGACCAATTTTTATGACCCTTTCGGTATATATGACTGTTTTGCAATTAATTGCAATTCATTAACCCTTCAAAATTTGTCCTTTCTATTAATAATAATACGGGAAAgagaaggggggggggggggggcatAGTGTCACCCCAAATTTgataaataaagaaaacaagACACCATTTTATCTAAAACAGTTTGGTGTTTAGAATTGACTTTCGACTCTGAAAGGCGTTTGATTCACGATTTTTCAATGTCTTGTTCCTATGTTAGACTCTGTCACATAAGTCATAACTGAAATTTAAAGTAACGGTTTGGAGGTGGCGGTGCCTACAGTTTTATTGCTCTGTTATCTCTCTTTGGACAGGTTAAAACAATTAGAGTTGAATTCGGTTATTAGGTTCTGTTTCTGGGTTGTGGATCCGTGTGCTGATTAAGGTAGTTGAGAGTTGGTCGTTTGGGTTTAGTTTTCACAAGAAAGTAATCATAGGAAGCTCATGATTTTTCACCTGCTTCCGTGACAGCTGACCCAATTCCGTCACCTCAGCAAATTAAAGTTGGACAGATCAGAGGTACCTCACTTGTTCATATACTTGTTTGGTCCCAAATTGTGTGTGGAGTTTGGAGATGAATCAACAAGGAGGAGAAAGTGATGGGAGAGGTGGGGTTGAAGTTAGCAAGGACAGGAATGGAATAGAGCAAGTCATTCTTCGAAACAATCGAGGAGCTTCAGCAAGGGTGCGTTACTCACTCTTATCATTTTCTGTTGATTTTTTAATCtcgtgatgatgatgatgataatgataagTGTCATGAGATCTTTCTCCAGGTTAGTTTGCACGGAGGACAGGTTCTTTCATGGAAAACAGAACGGGGTGAAGAGTTATTGTTCACTAGTTCTAAGGTAATTAATTAAATGTTTGTCATttcagaa
The genomic region above belongs to Arachis stenosperma cultivar V10309 chromosome 5, arast.V10309.gnm1.PFL2, whole genome shotgun sequence and contains:
- the LOC130979794 gene encoding hydroxyproline O-galactosyltransferase HPGT1-like isoform X2 translates to MQVSLFHFCFFREQRKKLSSLEMQLSAAKQESFVTKRLPGNGRKQPTKKVLAVIGIMTTFGRKKNRNAIRKAWMPTDTAMKTLADQKGITVRFVIGKSANRGDSLDKEIETESSQTDDFIILDNQVEAPEEKAKKIKSFFIYAVDKWDAEFYLKANDDVYVNVDALGGVLTSYLDKPRVYIGCMKSGEVFSDPTHQWHEPDWWKFGDGRSYFRHASSDVYVISKALAQFISINRHILRTYAHDDVSTGSWFIGLDVMHVDERSFCCSSSSTGALCAAV
- the LOC130979794 gene encoding hydroxyproline O-galactosyltransferase HPGT1-like isoform X1, whose product is MRSRGSQNRLSGYSSFGSRVSALMLAMLATMSTIYVAGRLWQDAENRAYLMEQLEKRTTQGQSAASVDDTLKIIECREQRKKLSSLEMQLSAAKQESFVTKRLPGNGRKQPTKKVLAVIGIMTTFGRKKNRNAIRKAWMPTDTAMKTLADQKGITVRFVIGKSANRGDSLDKEIETESSQTDDFIILDNQVEAPEEKAKKIKSFFIYAVDKWDAEFYLKANDDVYVNVDALGGVLTSYLDKPRVYIGCMKSGEVFSDPTHQWHEPDWWKFGDGRSYFRHASSDVYVISKALAQFISINRHILRTYAHDDVSTGSWFIGLDVMHVDERSFCCSSSSTGALCAAV